A window of the Serratia sarumanii genome harbors these coding sequences:
- a CDS encoding sulfite exporter TauE/SafE family protein has translation MDWFVIGPEMLGVLFAVALLAGFIDSIAGGGGLLTVPALLAVGVPPAQALATNKLQSVGGSFSASLYFIRRRAVNLNDQKLTIFLTLIGSIAGAILVQHMRADLLRQMLPLLVIGIGLYFLLMPRLGEEDRQRRLGALPFGLVAGGCVGFYDGFFGPGAGSFYALAYVTLCGFNLAKSTAHAKVLNFTSNVGGLALFIIGGKVVWSIGLVMLVGQVLGARLGAHMVLTRGQKLIRPMIVIVSLVMSLKLLYDNHGAEIQQWLSALVHG, from the coding sequence ATGGACTGGTTTGTCATCGGCCCCGAGATGCTCGGGGTGTTGTTTGCGGTAGCGCTGCTGGCGGGGTTTATCGACTCCATCGCCGGCGGCGGCGGGCTGCTGACGGTGCCGGCCCTGCTGGCGGTGGGGGTTCCCCCGGCGCAGGCGCTGGCGACTAACAAACTGCAGTCGGTCGGCGGTTCCTTCTCCGCCAGCCTGTACTTTATTCGTCGGCGGGCGGTGAACCTCAACGACCAGAAGCTGACGATCTTTCTGACGCTGATCGGTTCGATCGCCGGCGCCATTCTGGTGCAGCATATGCGCGCCGATTTGCTGCGGCAGATGTTGCCGCTGCTGGTGATCGGCATCGGCCTCTACTTCCTGCTAATGCCGAGGCTGGGTGAGGAAGATCGTCAACGCCGTCTCGGCGCCTTGCCGTTCGGGCTGGTGGCCGGCGGCTGCGTCGGGTTTTACGACGGCTTCTTCGGCCCCGGCGCCGGATCGTTTTACGCGCTGGCCTATGTGACGCTGTGCGGTTTCAACCTTGCCAAGTCCACGGCGCACGCCAAGGTGCTTAACTTCACCTCCAACGTCGGCGGGTTGGCGCTGTTCATCATCGGCGGCAAGGTGGTGTGGAGCATCGGTCTGGTGATGCTGGTGGGGCAGGTGCTGGGGGCGCGTTTGGGCGCCCATATGGTGCTGACCCGCGGGCAGAAGCTGATTCGGCCGATGATCGTGATCGTCTCGCTGGTGATGAGCCTCAAGCTGCTGTACGACAATCACGGCGCGGAAATTCAGCAGTGGTTG
- the mepA gene encoding penicillin-insensitive murein endopeptidase gives MKNWMLGLVALTASASAMALTPWQKIDHPVAGAPQAVGGFANGCVIGAQPLPLNSPNYQVMRTDQRRYFGHPDLLAFIQRLSSQANQKALGTVLIGDMAMPAGGRFSSGHASHQSGLDVDIWLQLPRQRWSAQQLLKPQPIDLVSSDGKQVVARQWQPQIESLIKLAAQDADVTRIFVNPAIKQRLCLDAGADRAWLHKVRPWFGHRAHMHVRLRCPAGSLECKEQDTPPPGDGCGAELASWFVPHQPNAKPGKPVPPPLPPTCQALLDHHFSAE, from the coding sequence ATGAAAAACTGGATGTTGGGCCTGGTGGCCCTGACGGCCTCCGCCTCCGCCATGGCGCTGACGCCGTGGCAGAAAATCGATCATCCGGTGGCCGGCGCGCCGCAGGCGGTGGGCGGTTTCGCCAACGGCTGCGTTATCGGCGCCCAGCCGTTGCCGCTGAACTCACCGAACTACCAGGTGATGCGTACCGACCAGCGCCGTTATTTCGGCCACCCGGATCTGTTGGCGTTCATTCAGCGCCTCAGCAGCCAGGCGAATCAGAAAGCGCTGGGCACGGTGCTGATCGGCGATATGGCGATGCCGGCCGGCGGGCGCTTCAGCAGCGGCCACGCCAGCCACCAGTCGGGGCTCGACGTCGACATCTGGCTGCAGCTGCCGCGCCAACGCTGGAGCGCGCAGCAATTGCTGAAGCCGCAGCCTATCGATCTGGTGTCAAGTGACGGCAAGCAGGTAGTGGCGCGCCAATGGCAGCCGCAGATCGAGTCGCTGATCAAGCTGGCGGCGCAGGATGCGGACGTGACGCGCATCTTCGTCAATCCGGCCATCAAACAGCGTCTGTGTCTGGATGCCGGCGCCGATCGCGCCTGGTTGCACAAGGTGCGGCCGTGGTTCGGTCACCGCGCGCACATGCACGTGCGCCTGCGTTGCCCGGCGGGCAGCCTTGAATGTAAAGAGCAGGATACGCCGCCGCCGGGCGACGGCTGCGGCGCCGAACTGGCGAGCTGGTTCGTGCCGCATCAACCGAACGCCAAACCGGGTAAACCGGTGCCGCCGCCGTTACCGCCGACCTGTCAGGCATTGCTGGATCACCATTTCTCAGCGGAATAA
- the aroC gene encoding chorismate synthase: MAGNSIGQIFRVTTFGESHGVALGCIVDGVPPGIPLTEADLQHDLDRRRPGTSRYTTQRREPDQVRILSGVFEGVTTGTSIGLIIENTDQRSQDYSAIKDVFRPGHADYTYEQKYGLRDYRGGGRSSARETAMRVAAGAIAKKYLQQKFGVQVRGYLAQIGDVTCELKDWDQVEQNPFFCPDPDKLEALDELMRALKKEGDSIGAKVSVIAENVPVGLGEPVFDRLDADLAHALMSINAVKGVEIGDGFAVVTKRGSENRDEITPEGFQSNHAGGILGGISSGQPVVAHLALKPTSSIMVPGRTINRQGEAVEMVTRGRHDPCVGIRAVPIAEAMMAIVLMDHLLRQRAQNGDVVSDVPRW, translated from the coding sequence ATGGCAGGAAACAGTATTGGGCAGATTTTCCGCGTCACCACCTTCGGTGAATCTCACGGGGTGGCGCTGGGTTGTATCGTCGACGGCGTGCCGCCCGGCATTCCGCTCACCGAAGCCGATTTGCAACACGATCTGGACCGCCGTCGTCCGGGCACCTCGCGTTACACCACCCAGCGTCGCGAACCGGATCAGGTGCGCATTCTCTCCGGCGTATTCGAAGGCGTGACTACCGGCACCAGCATCGGTTTGATCATTGAGAACACCGATCAGCGCTCGCAAGACTACAGCGCCATCAAAGACGTGTTCCGTCCGGGGCATGCCGACTACACCTACGAACAGAAATACGGCCTGCGCGATTACCGCGGCGGCGGCCGCTCTTCGGCGCGTGAAACCGCCATGCGCGTTGCGGCGGGCGCTATCGCCAAGAAATACCTGCAGCAGAAGTTCGGCGTGCAGGTGCGCGGCTATCTGGCGCAGATCGGCGACGTGACCTGCGAGCTGAAAGATTGGGATCAGGTTGAGCAGAACCCGTTCTTCTGCCCGGATCCGGACAAGCTGGAAGCGCTGGACGAACTGATGCGCGCGCTGAAAAAAGAGGGCGACTCCATCGGCGCCAAGGTCAGCGTGATTGCTGAAAACGTGCCGGTTGGCCTGGGCGAGCCGGTGTTTGATCGCCTCGACGCCGATCTGGCGCACGCGCTGATGAGCATCAACGCAGTGAAAGGCGTGGAGATCGGCGACGGGTTTGCCGTGGTGACCAAGCGCGGCAGCGAAAACCGCGATGAAATCACCCCGGAAGGCTTCCAGAGCAACCATGCCGGCGGCATTCTCGGCGGTATCAGCAGCGGCCAACCGGTGGTGGCGCATCTGGCGCTGAAGCCGACCTCCAGCATCATGGTGCCGGGCCGCACCATCAATCGCCAGGGCGAAGCGGTGGAAATGGTCACCCGCGGCCGCCACGATCCGTGCGTGGGCATCCGCGCCGTGCCGATCGCCGAAGCGATGATGGCGATCGTGCTGATGGATCACCTGCTGCGCCAGCGTGCGCAAAACGGTGATGTGGTTTCCGACGTGCCGCGCTGGTAA
- the prmB gene encoding 50S ribosomal protein L3 N(5)-glutamine methyltransferase has protein sequence MDKIFVDEAVNELHTIQDMLRWTVSRFNAANIYYGHGTDNPWDEAVQLVLPSLFLPLDIPEDMHTARLTSSERHRIVERVIRRVNERIPVAYLTNKAWFCGMEFYVDERVLVPRSPIGELINDRFSALIPHPPRHILDMCTGSGCIAIACGYAFPEAEVDAVDISSEVLAVTERNIQAHGVEHQVIPIRSDLFRDVPAIQYDLIVTNPPYVDAEDMSDLPQEFRFEPELGLAAGSDGLKLVRRILACAPDYLTDDGVLICEVGNSMVHLMEQYPDIPFTWLEFENGGDGVFMLTKQQLVDCKEHFSLYRS, from the coding sequence TTGGACAAAATTTTCGTCGACGAAGCAGTGAACGAACTGCACACCATTCAAGATATGCTGCGCTGGACGGTAAGCCGCTTCAACGCCGCCAATATCTATTATGGTCACGGAACCGATAATCCGTGGGACGAAGCGGTGCAATTGGTGCTGCCAAGCCTGTTCCTGCCGTTGGACATTCCGGAGGACATGCACACCGCCCGTCTGACCTCCAGCGAGCGCCATCGCATCGTTGAGCGCGTGATCCGCCGCGTCAACGAGCGCATCCCGGTCGCCTACCTGACCAACAAGGCCTGGTTCTGCGGCATGGAATTCTACGTCGACGAGCGCGTGCTGGTGCCGCGTTCGCCGATCGGCGAGCTGATCAACGATCGCTTCAGCGCGCTGATCCCGCACCCGCCGCGCCATATCCTCGACATGTGCACCGGCAGCGGCTGTATCGCCATCGCCTGCGGCTACGCTTTCCCGGAAGCGGAAGTGGACGCGGTGGACATCTCCAGCGAGGTGCTGGCGGTGACCGAGCGCAACATTCAGGCGCACGGCGTCGAACACCAGGTGATCCCGATCCGTTCCGATCTGTTCCGCGACGTTCCCGCGATCCAGTACGATCTGATCGTCACCAACCCGCCGTACGTCGACGCGGAAGACATGTCCGATCTGCCGCAGGAGTTCCGCTTTGAGCCGGAGCTGGGCCTGGCGGCGGGCAGCGACGGCCTGAAGCTGGTGCGCCGCATCCTGGCCTGCGCGCCGGACTACCTGACCGACGACGGCGTGCTGATTTGTGAAGTGGGCAACAGCATGGTACACCTGATGGAACAATATCCGGATATTCCGTTCACCTGGCTGGAGTTCGAAAACGGCGGTGACGGCGTGTTCATGCTGACCAAGCAGCAACTGGTGGATTGCAAGGAACACTTCAGCCTCTATCGCAGCTAA
- the smrB gene encoding endonuclease SmrB, with amino-acid sequence MKNKPPLSQDEQQLFRESVAGAKKLRQDTIVHRPPKPKVKQIAPQRLLQEQVDASYYFSDEYQPQLEEEGPTRYVRPGSSPYELKKLRRGDYSPELFLDLHGLTQLQAKQELGALIAACKREHVHCACVMHGHGKHILKQQTPLWLAQHPDVLAFHQAPKEWGGNAAILLLVELAE; translated from the coding sequence ATGAAGAACAAGCCCCCTCTGAGCCAAGACGAACAACAGCTATTCAGAGAGTCGGTGGCGGGCGCGAAAAAGCTGCGCCAGGACACCATCGTCCACCGCCCGCCGAAGCCCAAGGTCAAACAGATTGCCCCGCAGCGGCTGCTGCAGGAGCAGGTCGATGCCAGCTATTATTTTTCAGATGAATACCAGCCGCAGCTGGAAGAAGAAGGCCCGACGCGCTACGTGCGCCCCGGCAGCAGCCCGTATGAGCTGAAGAAGCTGCGACGCGGCGATTACTCGCCGGAGCTGTTTCTCGATTTGCACGGCCTGACCCAGCTGCAGGCCAAGCAGGAACTGGGGGCGCTGATCGCCGCCTGCAAACGCGAACACGTGCACTGCGCCTGCGTGATGCACGGGCACGGCAAGCACATTCTCAAACAGCAAACGCCCCTGTGGCTGGCGCAGCATCCCGACGTGCTGGCGTTTCATCAGGCGCCGAAGGAATGGGGCGGCAACGCCGCCATCCTGCTGTTGGTGGAGCTGGCCGAGTAG
- the sixA gene encoding phosphohistidine phosphatase SixA yields MQVLIMRHGEAALEAASDAVRPLTLCGRDESRQMAAWLNTKSVDIERVLVSPYLRAEQTLATVREALTLPEGEEVLPELTPGGNAEQVGSYLQALAMQGVSSVLIVSHLPLVGYLVAELCPGECPPMFATSAIANVDLPADGSYGKFEWQVSPSQVMAKV; encoded by the coding sequence ATGCAAGTTTTGATTATGCGTCACGGAGAGGCGGCGCTCGAGGCAGCCAGCGATGCGGTAAGGCCCCTTACCCTGTGCGGCCGCGACGAGTCCCGTCAGATGGCGGCCTGGTTGAACACCAAGTCTGTGGATATTGAACGCGTGCTGGTCAGCCCCTATCTGCGGGCCGAACAGACGCTGGCGACGGTGCGTGAAGCCTTGACGCTACCGGAGGGCGAAGAAGTGTTGCCCGAGCTGACGCCGGGCGGCAACGCCGAACAGGTCGGCAGCTATCTGCAGGCGCTGGCGATGCAAGGGGTGAGCTCGGTGCTGATCGTGTCGCACCTGCCGCTGGTGGGCTATCTGGTGGCCGAACTGTGCCCGGGCGAGTGCCCGCCGATGTTCGCGACCTCGGCGATTGCCAACGTCGATCTGCCGGCGGACGGCAGCTACGGCAAGTTTGAATGGCAGGTCAGCCCGTCGCAGGTGATGGCCAAAGTGTGA
- the fadJ gene encoding fatty acid oxidation complex subunit alpha FadJ: protein MSFENALHEQRAKPSAFQLTIRPDNIGVITIDVPGDKVNTLKAEFVEQVNDVLIRAQQHTALEGLVIVSGKPDSFIAGADITMIAACTSAKEAETLARKGQSTLAQIAAFPVPVVAAIHGACLGGGLELALACHGRVCSLDDKTALGLPEVQLGLLPGSGGTQRLPRLVGAAKALDMILTGKHIRARQALRMGLVDDAVPQSILLQTAIERVKQGWKHQRELPWQDRLLNGPLGRSLLFSIVRKKTLAKTHGNYPAAERIIQVVRTGLDHGSASGYEAEARAFGELAMTPQSAALRSLFFASTALKKERGGNAQPHALHRVGILGGGLMGGGIACVTATRGGLPVRIKDINETGINHALKYSWDVLGKRVRRKRMRPAERQKQMMLISGSTDYTGFEQVDIVVEAVFEDLALKQQMVAEVEANCAPHTVFASNTSSLPIGRIAEQAQRPQQVIGLHYFSPVDKMPLVEVIPHAGTSEETIATTVALAHKQGKTAIVVGDSAGFYVNRILAPYINEAARCLLEGEPIESLDKALVDFGFPVGPITLLDEVGIDVGTKIIPVLVEALGPRFAAPAAFDAVLKDGRKGRKNGRGFYLYPSEGQQRQRRKRADTSLYTLLGVTPKAHMLPASVAQRCVMMMLNEAARCLDEGVIRSARDGDIGAVFGIGFPPFLGGPFRYMDELGAEKVVKTLDYLRQQHGEHFAPCERLQRMAQQGERFYPLGS from the coding sequence ATGAGCTTCGAAAACGCATTGCATGAACAGCGCGCCAAACCGTCGGCCTTTCAGCTGACGATTCGCCCCGACAACATCGGCGTGATCACCATCGACGTGCCGGGCGACAAGGTGAACACGCTCAAGGCCGAGTTCGTCGAACAGGTCAACGACGTGCTGATTCGGGCGCAGCAGCATACCGCGCTGGAAGGGCTGGTGATCGTTTCCGGCAAGCCGGACTCGTTTATCGCCGGCGCCGACATCACTATGATTGCCGCCTGCACCAGCGCCAAAGAGGCGGAAACGCTGGCCAGGAAAGGGCAGAGCACGCTGGCGCAGATCGCCGCGTTCCCGGTGCCGGTAGTGGCGGCCATTCACGGCGCCTGCCTGGGCGGCGGCCTGGAGCTGGCGCTGGCCTGCCACGGCCGCGTCTGTTCATTGGATGACAAAACCGCGCTCGGGCTGCCGGAAGTGCAGCTGGGCCTGCTGCCGGGCTCCGGCGGCACGCAGCGCCTGCCGCGCCTGGTCGGCGCCGCCAAGGCGCTGGACATGATCCTGACCGGCAAGCACATTCGCGCCCGCCAGGCGCTGCGCATGGGGTTGGTGGACGACGCCGTGCCGCAGTCGATTCTGTTGCAGACTGCCATCGAGCGAGTGAAGCAGGGCTGGAAGCATCAGCGCGAGCTGCCGTGGCAGGATCGCCTGCTCAACGGCCCGCTGGGCAGAAGTCTGCTGTTCAGCATCGTGCGCAAGAAAACGTTGGCGAAAACCCACGGCAACTACCCGGCGGCGGAGCGCATCATTCAGGTGGTGCGCACCGGGCTAGATCACGGCAGCGCCAGCGGCTATGAGGCTGAAGCGCGCGCCTTTGGCGAGCTGGCGATGACGCCGCAGTCGGCGGCGCTGCGCAGCCTGTTCTTCGCTTCCACCGCGCTGAAAAAGGAGCGGGGCGGCAATGCCCAGCCGCACGCCCTGCATCGCGTCGGCATTCTCGGCGGCGGCCTGATGGGCGGCGGCATCGCCTGCGTCACCGCCACCCGCGGCGGATTGCCGGTTCGCATCAAAGACATCAATGAAACCGGTATCAACCATGCGCTGAAATACAGCTGGGACGTGCTCGGCAAGCGGGTGCGCCGCAAGCGCATGCGCCCGGCGGAACGGCAAAAGCAGATGATGCTGATCTCCGGCTCTACCGATTACACCGGCTTTGAACAGGTGGATATCGTGGTCGAGGCGGTGTTCGAAGATCTGGCGCTGAAGCAGCAGATGGTGGCCGAGGTAGAAGCCAACTGCGCGCCGCATACCGTGTTCGCCTCCAATACTTCCTCGCTGCCTATCGGCCGCATCGCCGAACAGGCCCAGCGGCCGCAGCAGGTGATCGGCCTGCACTACTTCAGCCCGGTGGACAAGATGCCGCTGGTGGAAGTGATCCCGCATGCCGGCACCAGCGAAGAGACCATCGCCACCACCGTGGCGCTGGCGCACAAGCAGGGTAAAACCGCCATCGTGGTGGGTGACAGCGCCGGTTTTTATGTCAACCGCATCCTGGCGCCGTACATCAACGAAGCGGCGCGCTGCCTGCTGGAAGGCGAGCCGATTGAGTCGCTGGACAAGGCGCTGGTGGACTTCGGTTTCCCGGTCGGCCCGATCACCCTGCTGGATGAAGTGGGCATCGACGTCGGCACCAAGATCATTCCCGTGCTGGTCGAGGCGCTGGGGCCGCGCTTCGCCGCGCCTGCCGCGTTCGATGCGGTGCTGAAAGACGGGCGCAAAGGGCGCAAGAACGGCCGCGGCTTCTATCTCTACCCGAGCGAAGGGCAGCAGCGGCAGCGGCGCAAACGTGCGGATACCTCATTGTATACGCTGCTCGGCGTCACGCCGAAGGCGCACATGCTGCCGGCGAGCGTCGCTCAGCGCTGCGTGATGATGATGCTGAACGAAGCGGCACGCTGCCTGGACGAAGGCGTGATCCGCAGCGCGCGCGACGGCGACATCGGCGCGGTGTTCGGCATCGGCTTCCCGCCGTTCCTCGGCGGCCCGTTCCGCTATATGGACGAGCTTGGCGCCGAGAAAGTGGTGAAGACGCTGGACTACCTGCGTCAGCAGCACGGCGAGCATTTCGCCCCGTGCGAACGCCTGCAGCGCATGGCGCAGCAGGGCGAGCGCTTTTACCCGCTGGGGAGCTGA
- the fadI gene encoding acetyl-CoA C-acyltransferase FadI, with product MSKALPLVTRHGDRIAIVNGLRTPFAKQATAYHGIPAVDLGKTAVSELLARSGIDPALIEQLVFGQVVQMPEAPNIAREIVLGTGMSVHTDAYSVSRACATSFQAIANVAESIMAGSISIGIAGGADSSSVLPIGVSKALARTLVDVNKARTLSQRLKLFSRLKFRDLMPVPPAVAEYSTGLRMGDTAEQMAKSHGITREAQDALAHRSHELAAKAWREGWLRDEVMTAYVPPYRAQLSEDNNIRKDSSLASYAKLKPAFDRKHGSVTAANSTPLTDGAAAVLMMSESRAKELGLQPLGYLRSFAFAAIDVWEDMLLGPSYATPLALDRAGIGLADLTLIDMHEAFAAQTLANLKMFASEEFAREKLGRSQAIGEVDMDKFNVLGGSIAYGHPFAATGARMITQTLHELKRRGGGLGLTTACAAGGLGAAMIVEVE from the coding sequence ATGAGTAAGGCACTGCCGTTGGTGACCCGTCATGGTGACCGCATTGCGATTGTGAATGGACTGCGTACCCCCTTTGCCAAACAGGCGACTGCCTATCACGGCATTCCGGCGGTGGATTTAGGGAAAACGGCGGTGAGCGAGCTGTTGGCGCGCAGCGGCATCGATCCGGCGCTTATCGAACAACTGGTGTTCGGCCAGGTGGTGCAAATGCCCGAGGCGCCGAACATCGCGCGTGAAATCGTGCTCGGCACCGGCATGAGCGTCCATACCGACGCCTACAGCGTGTCGCGCGCCTGCGCCACCAGCTTCCAGGCGATCGCCAACGTGGCGGAGAGCATCATGGCCGGCAGCATCAGCATCGGCATCGCCGGCGGGGCGGATTCTTCTTCCGTCTTGCCGATCGGCGTCAGCAAGGCGCTGGCGCGCACGCTGGTGGACGTCAACAAGGCGCGCACGCTGTCGCAGCGCCTCAAACTGTTCAGCCGGCTGAAATTCCGCGATCTGATGCCGGTGCCGCCGGCGGTGGCGGAGTATTCCACCGGCCTGCGCATGGGCGATACCGCCGAGCAGATGGCGAAGAGCCACGGCATCACCCGTGAAGCGCAGGATGCGCTGGCGCACCGTTCCCACGAGCTGGCGGCCAAGGCCTGGCGGGAAGGGTGGCTGCGCGACGAGGTGATGACCGCCTATGTGCCGCCTTACCGCGCGCAGCTTTCTGAAGACAACAACATCCGTAAAGATTCCAGCCTGGCTTCCTACGCCAAGCTGAAGCCGGCGTTCGATCGCAAGCATGGCAGCGTCACCGCGGCCAACAGCACGCCGCTGACCGACGGCGCGGCGGCGGTGCTGATGATGAGCGAATCGCGCGCCAAAGAGCTGGGGCTGCAGCCGCTGGGCTATTTGCGCAGCTTCGCCTTCGCCGCCATCGACGTGTGGGAAGACATGCTGCTGGGGCCTTCCTACGCTACGCCGCTGGCGCTGGATCGCGCCGGCATCGGTCTGGCCGATCTGACGCTCATCGACATGCATGAAGCCTTCGCTGCGCAAACGCTGGCCAACCTGAAGATGTTCGCCAGCGAAGAGTTCGCCCGTGAGAAGCTTGGCCGCAGCCAGGCGATCGGCGAGGTGGACATGGACAAATTCAACGTCTTGGGCGGTTCCATCGCCTATGGCCACCCGTTCGCCGCCACCGGCGCACGCATGATCACCCAGACGCTGCATGAGCTGAAACGCCGCGGCGGCGGGCTGGGCCTGACCACCGCCTGCGCCGCCGGCGGGTTAGGGGCCGCGATGATCGTGGAGGTGGAATGA
- a CDS encoding YfcZ/YiiS family protein has protein sequence MSDAINKCSAQETAACCCVDVGTVMDNTDCTASYSQVFSNQQDAEAMLAALSEKARAVESDPCDISSSIKPVDGGVQLEADFTFACQAETLIFQLGLR, from the coding sequence ATGTCAGATGCAATTAATAAATGCAGCGCCCAGGAAACCGCCGCGTGTTGCTGTGTGGATGTCGGCACCGTGATGGATAACACCGATTGCACCGCGTCCTACAGCCAGGTGTTCAGCAATCAACAAGATGCGGAGGCGATGCTGGCCGCCCTGAGCGAAAAGGCGCGCGCGGTAGAATCCGACCCTTGTGACATCAGCAGTAGCATTAAACCGGTTGACGGCGGCGTACAGTTGGAGGCCGATTTCACCTTCGCCTGCCAGGCGGAAACCCTGATCTTCCAGCTCGGCCTGCGTTAA
- the fadL gene encoding long-chain fatty acid transporter FadL gives MSQKNLLTKSALAAAVAIISSNVSAAGFQLNEFSSAGLGRSYSGEGAMADTAASASRNPALLMMYTRPELSFGAVFIDPDVDITGQSPSGASLDSKNIAPTAWVPNLHYVHPINDQFAVGGSVTSNYGLATEFNDGYTAGAYGGKTDLTTLNLNLSGAYRLNQHFSFGLGFDAVYAKAKLERYAGELPKLIAGSGQLPPQLAGPVSQIPADTQISHLKGDEWGFGWNAGILYEVDENNRYGLTYRSEVKIDFDGDYKSSLPSAFNPLLASQGLPWGTNGNTIPGSLSLHLPEMWELSGYNKVAPQWAIHYSLAYTSWSQFQELRATGNNGQTLFEKHEGFKDAYRIALGTTYFYDDNWTFRTGIAFDDSPVPAQNRSISIPDQDRFWLSAGTTYAFNKDASVDVGVSYMHGQKVTIKEGPYTFNSEGKAWLYGANFNYRF, from the coding sequence ATGAGCCAGAAAAACCTATTGACTAAATCAGCTCTCGCAGCTGCAGTGGCAATTATCTCTTCAAACGTGTCTGCCGCAGGATTCCAGCTGAATGAGTTCTCATCAGCTGGTTTAGGACGTTCGTATTCTGGCGAAGGCGCCATGGCGGATACGGCGGCCTCCGCAAGCCGCAACCCGGCGTTGCTGATGATGTATACCCGCCCGGAACTTTCTTTCGGCGCGGTCTTCATCGACCCGGACGTTGACATTACCGGTCAATCCCCTTCCGGCGCCAGTTTGGATTCGAAAAACATCGCGCCGACCGCCTGGGTGCCGAACCTGCATTATGTTCACCCGATTAACGATCAGTTCGCCGTAGGCGGCTCGGTCACCAGCAACTACGGTCTGGCGACAGAATTCAACGACGGCTATACCGCCGGCGCTTACGGCGGCAAGACCGATCTGACCACCCTCAACCTGAACCTCAGCGGCGCATATCGTCTGAATCAACACTTCAGCTTCGGTCTGGGCTTCGATGCGGTGTACGCCAAAGCCAAACTGGAACGTTACGCCGGTGAACTGCCGAAGCTCATCGCCGGTTCAGGCCAATTACCGCCGCAGCTAGCCGGCCCTGTTTCGCAGATCCCGGCAGATACCCAGATTTCGCACCTGAAAGGCGACGAATGGGGCTTCGGTTGGAACGCCGGTATTCTGTACGAAGTGGATGAAAACAACCGTTACGGCCTCACCTACCGCTCTGAAGTGAAAATCGACTTCGACGGCGACTACAAGAGCAGCCTGCCTTCAGCCTTCAACCCGCTGCTGGCCTCTCAAGGTCTTCCGTGGGGCACCAACGGCAACACCATTCCGGGTTCTCTGAGCCTGCACCTGCCGGAAATGTGGGAGCTGTCCGGTTACAACAAAGTGGCGCCGCAGTGGGCCATCCACTACAGCCTGGCCTACACCAGTTGGAGCCAGTTCCAGGAGCTGAGAGCCACCGGCAACAACGGCCAAACGCTGTTCGAGAAGCATGAAGGCTTCAAAGACGCTTACCGCATCGCGCTGGGTACCACCTACTTCTACGACGACAACTGGACCTTCCGTACCGGTATCGCCTTCGATGACAGCCCAGTGCCGGCACAGAACCGTTCGATTTCCATTCCGGATCAGGACCGTTTCTGGCTGAGTGCCGGTACTACCTATGCGTTCAACAAAGACGCGTCGGTCGACGTCGGCGTTTCCTACATGCACGGCCAGAAAGTCACCATCAAAGAAGGCCCTTACACCTTCAACTCTGAAGGTAAAGCCTGGCTGTACGGCGCCAACTTCAACTACCGCTTCTAA
- the mlaA gene encoding phospholipid-binding lipoprotein MlaA, whose amino-acid sequence MNFRLTGVAFATVLLVGCASAPDNDPQGRSDPLEGFNRTMFDFNYNVLDPYILRPVAVAWRDYVPMPARNGISNFTSNLEEPASMVNAFLKGDPYRGMIHFNRFFLNTLLGMGGLIDVAGMANPKLAREEPNRFGSTLGHYDVGYGPYVMLPGYGSFTLREDGGDFADTLYPMLSYLTFWMSAGKWVVEGIETRAQLLDSDGLLRNSSDPYIMVREAYFQRHDFIANGGSLKPEENPNAKAIQGELDEIDSQ is encoded by the coding sequence ATGAACTTTCGCCTGACTGGGGTGGCATTCGCAACGGTATTACTGGTGGGCTGTGCCAGCGCGCCAGACAACGATCCGCAAGGGCGTTCCGATCCTCTGGAAGGATTCAACCGGACGATGTTCGACTTCAACTACAACGTCCTGGATCCCTATATCCTGCGTCCGGTCGCGGTGGCCTGGCGTGACTACGTGCCGATGCCGGCGCGTAACGGCATCAGCAACTTCACCTCCAACCTGGAAGAGCCGGCCAGCATGGTCAACGCCTTCCTCAAGGGCGACCCTTACCGCGGGATGATTCACTTCAACCGCTTCTTCCTGAACACCCTGCTCGGGATGGGCGGCCTGATCGACGTGGCCGGCATGGCCAACCCGAAACTGGCGCGCGAAGAGCCGAACCGCTTCGGCAGCACGTTGGGGCATTACGATGTGGGTTACGGCCCGTACGTGATGCTGCCGGGCTACGGCAGCTTCACCCTGCGTGAAGACGGCGGCGACTTTGCGGATACGCTGTATCCGATGCTGAGCTACCTCACCTTCTGGATGTCGGCGGGCAAATGGGTGGTCGAGGGGATCGAAACCCGCGCCCAGCTGCTGGATTCCGACGGCCTGCTGCGCAACTCCTCCGATCCTTACATCATGGTGCGCGAAGCTTACTTCCAGCGCCACGATTTCATCGCCAACGGCGGCTCGCTCAAGCCGGAAGAGAACCCGAACGCCAAGGCGATTCAGGGCGAACTGGACGAGATCGACTCGCAGTAA